DNA sequence from the Papio anubis isolate 15944 chromosome 7, Panubis1.0, whole genome shotgun sequence genome:
gaggctgagaactgcccgaacccaggaagtggaggtcgcagcgagccaagatcgcaccactgtactccagcctggatgacagagtgagactccatctcaaaaaaaaagaaaaaggaaggggaggagaggagaggggaggggaggggaggggaggaaaggaaaggaagaaagagaaagaaggaaggaaggaaagaaagaaagaacagaaaggaaggaaggaaagaaagaaagagaaagagaagaagagaaagaaagaaagaaagagaaagaaagaaaaagaaagaaagaaagaaagaaagaaagaaagaaagaaagaaagaaagaaagaaagaaagaaagaaagaaagaaagaaagaaagaaagagagagagagaaagggtaaCCGTTGTATCACTGCTTATTGACAATGTGCTGGTCTAGGTACTTTGCATATAGCTGTTCCAGTTCTGATAATACTCTTGGTAGGTAGGCATTATTGTCCCTATGTAACAAATGTGAAAACTGAAGGATAAAGTTAACATGTACATAGTTTTTCCACAGCCATGATTAACCATTGAGGGAGGCAATTTAATAAGATTCTATGCAAAGAGGGGGAAAATGAGGTTTGGAGAGGCCAACTTGCCTACCCTATTCATCTCCATCTGAATCTGCATGTCTGCAGACACTCAGTTTGGTGtggaaatattaaaacaatgCATGTGATCCACTTCAGAATCAGACAGAGCCAGGTCCAAATCCCAGCCCCACctcttactagctttgtgaccaactgcttgttttctctgttgagagcaatttttcatgtcatttctacatcctttttttttttttttccaaaagggagtctcactctgtcatccaggcttagtgcagtggcactatctcagctcactgcaacctccgcctcctaggttcaagcaattctcctgccttagcctcccaagtagctgggattacaggtgtgtatcaccacactcagccgatttttgtatttttagcagagatggggtttcactatgttggccaggctggtctcaaactcctgacttcaaatgatccacccgccttggcctcccaaagtgctgggattacaggcgtgagcctccgtgcccggccaatttctaAATGTCTTATAAAGAGgactattttcttccttcctttttttttcttttttttgagacagagtcttactctgtcactcaggctggagttcagtggcacgatctcagctcactacaacctcgacctcccaggttgaagcaattttcctgcctcagcctcccaagtaggtggggttacaggtgtctgccaccatgcccagcacatttttgtatattaagtagagacggagtttcaccatgttagccaggctggtcttgaactcctgagctcaagcaatccatccaactcggcctcccaaagtgctgagattacagacatgagtcactgccaTGAGTCACCCAGCCATCCTtcctttcttgacagagtctcactctgttccctagagtgagaggctggagtgcagtggtgcaatcacagttcactgcagcctccactacccaggctcaagcaatcctcctacctcagcctctagagtagctgggactacagatgtgcaccaccatgcctggctaattttattaatttttgtaaagacgaggtctctctacgttgcccaggctggtctcaaactcttgggctcagccaatcctcccaccttggcctcccaaagtgctagactgcaggtatgaaccaccatgcccagctggactATTTTTCAAGGATGATAGAGATAGAATATCCCTCCAGCAAAGAAGGGAGATTTGTTTGCAGTCcagaataataaagataatgcTGTCACTGGGGCAATGATTGAGCAGGTTTGCTAATAGCCCTGTTGAAAAGTTTAGGGTTTACTAATCTCTACCTAATTCACCACCTGTCTATGACCCATGGGACGTGTGGAGCAAGGGGAGCCAACAAAAGCACGACCTCATGCTGCCTGCTGTATGAGTAACAAAGTCGGTGGTTTCTGACCCAAGAGTCtcctgtcttctgccagcatctaCAGAATGGTGGCAGGCTCACCTGTTGGTATGTAAGTAGGGTAAAATTCCAAAGCCTTCGTGTTCTTAACACTACTACCCGAATGTCAAAAGCATCAGTAATTCTAACCTCCCACtgcacctcagcttcctgcaCTTTGGCATCTGCCCCAGTGCAATACTAAGCTGTTTTTACCATGTCACCCAAGACTCACAACTGCCAGTTTCAGTGGGTATTTGACTCCAGGTGAAACCTCCTGGACCTCTGCAGCCCTTAACATGAGGGGCGCACTCTCCTTCTGCAGTGCCCCACTGGTAGCTCACACAAGACCACACTTTGCTGTCTGTCCTTGTTGCACTCCTTGCTGGTCCCCTTCGTGCATTCCTTTTCCCTTAGCAGCCCCATCCATGCCCTGTCAGCCTCTCTCATTGTTCCACCTGCCCTCCCTGAGTGATCTCACTCACACTATTGGCTTTAGGAACCGGTATATGGTCACGATGTCCTAATTCTAGCTCCAGTCCAGATCTCTGACACAACTTACCGGTCACCTGCTAAGCTGCTCCACCTTAATCAGGAGGTCCCAAAAGGAAACCATCCTTCCCTGGCCCTCCCCATCACTATGTGCCATATTCCTCCTGCCACTGTTCCTCTCTGGCCCCAATCCTTCCTGCCTGGGGtgaccaccatgtccagctaactgGGCTTCCTGCCTCCTCTTGGCCCTGGCCAGAGTtatgttcttaaaataaaaaccaaataatgTCCTTTCCCCCCACTTAAaacccttttctttctcctcatagCCTACCTGACAatgtcaaggttttttttttttttaatttattttaattaaaaaaaatttttttgagatggagtctcactctgtcacccaggctggagtacagtggtgagatctcagctcactccaacctctgcctcccaggttcatgcgattctcctgcctcagcctcctgagtagctgggattacaggtacatgccaccacatccaactaatttttgtatttttagtagagatggagtttcactatgttggccaggcaggtctcgaactcctgacctcaagtgatccatctgcctcaccctcccaaagtgctgggattacaggtgtgtgccaccacacccagccaaggttATTCAATGCATAGTTCAACATGCCCTCTAATGTTTTATCCCATCCTCTCCTCAACTTCCCTCCATCAAGCACTCCTCCAATCTGTCTCCTATGGCCACTACCACTCAAAATGGAAAAGAGGTGGGCAGGAGATGTCTCAAAATAATACTCATTCTATGGCACTAACTGGTTATAATTATTATCTATAACCAGGAAGTCATAAAACATTGCATTAAACACCAGTTACACATGTTCCACCTGCCTCAAACCTATGAGtgttcttagtttttgtttgtttttattttgttttatttgtttgagacagagtctcactctgtcacccatgctggagtgcagtggtgcagtcatggctcactgcagcctcaacctcctgggctcaggtgatcctcccacctcagcctctggagtagctgggactacaggcacaggacaccaccccagctaattctttaaaatttttttagagatggggtctcgctatgttgtccaggctggtctcaaattcctggactcaagtaatccactggcctcgacctcccaaagtgctgggactacaggcgtaagccaccttgcccagcctgtttttagtttttcattgaAAAAGAATCACACTTTGCATCAGGCGCCATATTTCCACCCAATTATTCGCTATCAAGTTTGTTTGCTCCTCAAGATTTCCTTTAGAAACAATCTGAGCAATTCCTTCATTTTACCCAGTTAGGCTGCTGAAAGACTAGGGTTTCCTGGTGATCTATATATCAGTATCTATCCATATCTATACCTACATCTACCTGTATCTGTGTagggtgtatatatacatattatatgtgtgtatatgcatacgtacgtgtgtgtgcatatacatttaaacaaaaatttctcCTTCGTCCTCGAAGCAAACAAACCAGCACCCTCGAGTGTCCGCCAGGAGGCGCAGGGGGCAGCGTGGGACCCGCGGTACCTCCACGGTTGTAGAGGTGTAGAGCGATGCAGCAGCGACGGAACCCGGcatcttttttaaagaatcagtGTGAGGGAAGGGTGCAGAGCCGCGTTATTTCAGGGAGACTTTGTCGCACTCCCCCTCCCGCGTGTAGGTAGCATCTGGGGTGCGCGCGCCCTGTTCGCAGACCCCATGGAGAGACGCTGGCGGCGGCAGATGGGGCTCCTTTCGCGGTTGCAGCCGGCAGTAACCCGACCCCGCCGGCGCAGAGACTGAAGAAGCGCAGGGGACAGCGGCAAGCTGCGAACAAAAGCCTTTGGCGCGGGGCCGAAGCCCAGGACGCGGGGTGAGTAAACTGGCTCGGGTATTGGGAGCTGCGGGAACCTGGGCGGCCAGGTTCATTGCGCTCCGGGAGCCCACCCACTGGGATGCTGTGGGGGAACTCGGAGGGCACCCGAGGGCGGGTATCTGAACCCAGACTGGGGTGGATGGTATCTTTAGCACATTCAGACTTGGAGGAGATCCGGTGCGTCTGAGAGCATCCAGGCACCTTCTCCATCTCCAGCAAACACccggtgggggtggaggtgggggcggAGGCAGCGTGCAGAGCCCTCGGCAAGCCCTGCCAGAGCTGCTAGAGCAAGAATCCATTACCCCTCCCGGAAAGGCCTTTGGGGACTTCTCCCAGCCCTTTAATCACCCGGGGGCCCTGCGCCCGAGTCTCCTTTGGCAGGGGAAATCAACCATAAACTTCTTCCCTTAGGCAAATGGGGTCCCTTGGGATGCACAGGCCTCTTGCTTTTTTGTTCCTGCAAAGCTGCATCCCCAGTAGCCCGCCTAAGCCACAAACAAATACGCTAATCCTCCCGGGAATCCTCCAGCGCCTCCCTCGCTAGCTCCTGCCTGCACCTGGATCTTTTCATCTTAACTTGCAGCAGAAAGGGGATGCATCTAGCGGGCCAGGTGCCCAGCGGAGCCTCGCCACAGGCCTCCATCCCGCATTCCGGGGCTGAGGGAGACCCAGGCTGCTCTCTGAACACGAGTGtctgccccacccccatccccgtTCTGGCGTTCAGCCTGGGCTTTCCGACATCGGTTTTATGATTTACGTTCCACCAAAGCCTCTGAGCCTAATCCGAAAGCGGATTAAGTTGGGATGGGGTGACTATGGATGAGGAGGGGGGAACAGCTCTCAGATGTATTCCTCGATGTCCCTCCTTGTGATCCGCAGAGATTCCAACAAAGGACTGGGCTCAGCCATGGTGGACCCGGTGCCTGAAGAAGAGAAGGCAGGAGCGGATCCCGGTGACTCCGGAGGGGACGAGGCCGCGGCGTCCGTGCCCCCTGATGCCCAGGGCGCCCAGGAGCCCGcagcctcctcggcctcggcctccGCGGCGGTGCCCCGCAAGGCAGAAGTCCCGTGTGCAGCCGCAGAAGGCGGGCGGCGGGAGCAGTCCCCGCTGCTGCATCTCGACCTCTTCAACTTCGACTGCCCGGAGGCGGAGGGCAGCCGCTATGTGCTGACCAGCCCCCGCTCGCTAGAGGCCTGTGCCCGCTGTGCGGTCAAGCCGGTGGAGCTGCTGCCACGGGCCCTGGCCGATCTGGTGCGCGAGGCTCCGGGCCGCTCCATGCGGGTGGCCACTGGCCTGTATGAGGCCTACGAGGCGGAGCGGCGCGCCAAGCTGCAACAATGCCGGGCCGAGCGCGAGCGCATCATGCGCGAGGAGAAGCGGCGCCTTTTCACACCTTTGGGCCCCGCGGcggctgccgccgccgccgccgccgccgcggcctCGGCACCTAGCgcgggcagcagcagcagctgcagcagcaccaGCCTTCCGGCCTCGCCCGCGCCGCGTGCGGCCCGCAAGGCTTCCCCCAGTCCCTCCTCCACCCGGACCCAACCTCCGCCAGCGGGTTCTCGGACAGGCAGGAAGAGCCATTCGCTGGACTCACTGTCCCGCCGGCGTGAGGGCGCCCTCAGCTCCGAGTCGGGCGCATCGTCGTCATCCTACAGTGGGGAAAGCTTGAGGGAGCTGCGCTGGCCGCCTCGGGCCTCGGCCAGGAACAGCTGCCCGGCGGGGTCGGCGTCCTCCACCACCATCGCTCCGGGCCGCCCGTCCGCCCTGACCCTGGTTCCGATCACCGGCCGCAGCTTCAGTCTCGGCGACCTGAGCCATTCGCCGCAGACCGCTCAGCACGTGGAGCGCATCGTGCGCCAAGTGCGTGCAGAGCGCGGCCTGCGCGGGGTGCCGGAACGTGACCGGAAGATCGCGGCGCTCATGCTGGCGCGGCACCAGGAGGAGCTCCTGCTGCTGGAGCAACGCGCGGCGGCGCACGGCCAGTGGGAGCTGCAGCGCGTGCGCGCCGAGCAGCGGCGGGAGCGCGAGGAGCGGGAGAAGCAGCGCGCCCTGGAGCAGGGCCGCAGAGCCTGGGCCGCGCAGGTGGAGGAGCGGCGAGGCCGCCGTGGCCGCGAAGAGCGCGAGGCGgcgcggcggcggcagcggcagtACGAGCGCAGCGAGGAGCGGCGGCGGGAGCTGGCCGAGCGGCAGGGCCTACTGCGGCGGGAGCGGGCGGAGCGCACGGCCCGGGAGGATCGGCTGCGCAAGCTTCAGCAGGAGCAGAACCTGAAGCAACGTGAGGAAGGCCTGCAGGAAGGGCGGGAGCGGGCTGAGCAGATCCGCAGGGAGCGCGCCCAGCGCGCGGCCCGCGCCAAGCAGCGGCAGGAGGGTCAGCTGCAGCGGGAGAAGCGGGAGCTGAGCCGGGCCGAGCGGGCGCGCCACGAGGCGCTGCTACAGGGCCGGGCCCGGCAGCAGCGCCAGGAGCGAGAGGGCCTGCGGAACTCGCTGGAAGCCAGCTTGGGCCGCGCGCAGGAGAACTACGAGCATTTGGTGGAGCAGCGCACCCGGGAGCTGCGAGAGCGGGCCCGACGAGAGGAGCTGCAGGGTCGGCGGGCCAAGGAGGCGGCAGAGCGCAAAGAGCGGGAACATCAGGCGCACCTGGAGGCGCTGGCCCGGGCAGGGGAGCGACGGCTGCAGCACGCGACGCAGGTGGCCGAGGAAGCAGTGCAGCAGAAGGCGCGGCGCGTGGGCCAGAGCCGGCTGGAGAAGGAACGAGCCCAGCGTGCCAACAAAGAGAAGGTGGAGAGGGACGAAGACTGCCGCCGGCGAGAGCTACTCCAGGCCATCGGGCGCAAGCTGGAGCGCAGCGAGCAATTGTCGCGGGAACGGCGCAGTGCGCTAGAGAGCGCCCGCTCCACAGCCCGGGCCTCCTTCCACGTGCGCGAGAAGGTGCGGGAGGAGACCAACACACGTTCCTTCGACCGTATGGTGCGGGAGGCCCAGCTACACGCCAGCCTGGACCGCAAATAACTGCAACTCTTCGCCAGTCAGATTGGCAAGCACAGCCCCGTGGGGCCTCCCTGGACCACTTTGACCATCGTGGGAGTCCCTGCTCAGTGCGCAGCGCGGTGGCCTCTCAAGGCTTCTGACCAATGAGGCAACAACAGTACAGACATGTGGGACCTATCAGCTGGccctctttgtttttaaaacttacttcGTTTGGAGATGACAGCACAATCTGCCCGCATCCACCCTTGATGGCTCCTGCACCGACCCTTGCCAGACTTCCCTATGTGTCTCTTGGGCTGGAATAGAGAAGCTTGGGGGAAAGGGGCTGATCAGGACTGGTGAGAGAGCCCCCCAGGAGAGGGCAGAGGTGGTTGTCCCCACCCCTTCTGCAGCAGTTGCCCCAGGCACCTGTTCGACATTGGTGTCTGAGACAGAGTTGCTACTGCTGAGGGAACATCACCCTGGCTCACCTCCATCTTTCAAAATATGGCAAGCTGCACAAAGCGCGGAGGCCTCCCAGAAAAACACAGCTCCTCCAAGGTGTCAAGCCATGCCCAAATGATCCAAAAAACAGTTGATTTTTTAGACCTGACTTTTAATCGGCCACCTGACCAAATTCTCACCAGTTTTGATAGTTTTTCAGTTCAGTCCCTTGGATTTTCTAGTTAGACAATCATCTGCAGATAATGTTCGATTTTTGTCCTTTGCCCCCTCCCTCCTTATTCTACCAAGTGGCACAGGAAATTGGTTGGTTTGGTGATGCTGTTTAGCTTTAATAGAAGCCCCCAGCCCCTGGAGGGGGTAGATTCCTTTGGCAGCAGTGTTCCATTCCATTAAGCTTCCTTGCAGGGTGGGGCCCACTCCATGAAGACAGCAGTCATGCCTTAAGAAGCAGAGCTACCTTACGTGCCTGCCCAGGCTGTTCCTGCCTAAATCTCCAGCCCTGCATGCAGTCTCAAGGGTGGGCCCCAGAGAGTTTGGAGTGTAGGATTCCCTCTGTGAAGGAATCATCACTTCTCTGAGGACAATTAGGGTATCCTTGGCTGCTTTACTGTGTGGCCGAAGAGCTGGAATTACCTCTTTGTTGAGAGTTGTGTTCACTATCAATGGCCGTGTACCTTCTCCACCTGCCCCCAGGAAAAAGTCTCCCCCTTAAATTTCCTGGCACCCCCTCAACTATGCCTGAAAGTATTTCACCCTCTCAATGCCTCACCTTTCCCATTCTCCAGATGGGACCATCAGTATTCCTCTCCTGGTACCGCAAGGCCTCCTGGATCCAAAGCACCATGTCAGTATTATTTGTTGGTCCTTTTTGTGCCTTTCTTGACCtggagggggaggcaggaggattgctgtcAGCCTAGTTTCTTTCTGGGAATATGGATCCCTAGTGTTGGAAGGGGCAGTGCATAGTGGACAGATGGTCATTTAGCCTCTGGGGTGAAATACTTGCAATACCAGGTCACTCCATGGTCCAAAAGGTCACATTCAGTTGTCATCAGGCAATTTTAACCCTTAGAGTGCTTCCCTTCCATTAAGCTGAAATTGCCCCACTGCCATATCCACCCATTGACTCTGCCTTCATCAAGGAAGGTGGGAAGTAAAACATCACTTTTTACATTAAACCAGGATCAGgaataaaaaattaccaaaaaaatagaaagaaaggaaacagggtAGAGAACTACTACATTAAAcgtatttaatatatattctgcTGGGTAAAATTGTCCCTGAAATGGCTgatttttacacacacatacacacacactttgtcAACCCTTCACTCCCACCCCATCACATGCCAACAAGTATAAAAGGTGTATTGTGTAGAAGGAAGCAGTGCTTGGGTGTTAGGTTTAAGATGTCAtgaaacaaggaaaggaaataaacctGTGTACCAAGGTTTATTTCTTGAATGGgtgaattttttccttaaattttctcCTTGTTGGTAACCAGGTTGTCAGTGAGTTGAAATAATTGATATTATCCATGAGTCAGAAGCATTTAACTGAAAGGTTAATATGATTCTGGTTCTTACCTTGTGGTTCTTGAGTTGGTAAAGGGCTTTTGAAACCTTCATAGAAAATTCCACTTTAAAACTACTTACTTCCAAAGTATGTGCATTCATTGGAGGAGGCAATCTGATTTTTCAGATAAGGCACTGAAAGGAACATAAGTGGTCTTGCTTGGACCTTTACCCAGTTTGTTTTCTGGCTTACTGAGTGACTTTGGGTAGAttgcttctctgtgccttggtttccccaacCTGTAGAATCAGGGATCATGATTTCTGCCGTCTCTGTCACACAGACACTGTGAGGGTTAATCAGAATCCAGATGGGTTCCCCACTTCTACAACTCTGGAACTAAAGGTGCAATTGCTATAAACAGGAAGGGTCATGTAACTGTACCGAGGTTACAGAGTGTGATGTACTGTCATGACCTGTTGCAGAAAGGTGTAGTCTTGAAAAGCACAAATTATAGTATCCCATGTGTTGCAAAGGCCCAGACCTGAATCTCACCAAATTAGAAGTTTGCACTTAGAGAGATGCACTGTGTAAAGGCAAAATCTTTTAgattcttcaaaaaacaaaaatccatataGCCAAGTAGAATTAAGGCAAaaacagggctgggtgtggtggtacatgcctgtaatcccaacactttgggagtccaaggtaggaggatcacttgcatccaggagttcgagaccagcccaggcaacatagtaaaaccctgggagggggggaaaaaaagcaaaaacagaagcCAAACCTAGTGACAATAAAGAATGTTCTAGACCATCTGCTAGAGTATAGGCTGACCTCCATATTCTAGGATAAATATCCATATTGCTTTCTGAGGAGAAGCAATTTCCAGAATCATCGTTGGGCCCCTTGTTTATATCCTTTTCTTGAAGCAACGCCAGAGAGAAGAGGTTGTTTCCTATTCTGAAATGCAGCAAGAGAATGTTGGAGGTGGAACAAGGATAGTGGGTGGAAAAAATGGCTCCTGATGTATATTCTTCTGGGTGGAATTGTCCCTAAATGATATTCTAACAAGTGCTCAGAATTTGCTTTACAGCACCATGCTGGATGTGTTCTTACCACTCAGGGGATTGCAGCCTTGAAGTGATCACAGACCATCACATTTGTCCTCTTGGAGCATCCCCTTGTTCTACAAAACAGAGAATGTGAAATGAAGTGAGGAGGTATGGGAGGCGTTGGAAGCAGCTTAGGTTTAGTTCATTACCATGGAAGCAAGAAGGACAAAACGATTTCAGATGAAATCATCAGTGAAGCTTAGTTTAGTGTCCTGCTCAGGCAGTGACCCAATGCCTACGCCCTATCTAGACAGGATGGTGGAAGATTCTTTTTGGAAGCATGCAGACTGTGACTCTCCAATGAGGGCAGTAACCAGGATTTGCTAAAGGCAAAGACTCTCTGGGATAGTGAAGATATATAAGAATGCACTCTGTGTTCAGGCTATTCTGTAAAATCCATCACGTATTTCTTCACCTTTACAAAGTCCATTGAAATAGAGGTGACTCTAAATAAAGGGCTGTATCTTGTTTAGCATAGAATCCCTTACAGCCAATGGTTTTACATCTCACATATGGTAAGCATGTAGATACTGGATGGAGAGAAGGACAGagggatggatggacaaatgaaTGGTGACCAGAGGAAATGTGTATAGACCAGCTAGTCAGGActccattcattcaacatattttcAGTGAGcccctgctatgtgccaggcactgcccttGGTGCTGGAGAAACAGTCTCTCTGATCATTGACCCTGGAGATCACGTATGTACAATGTCATGAGCAGACGACATCTTTGTTTCCATGTTGGGCTGAACAACCACCTCACCTGAGTATCCATCTGCAGGCAGACCTGATGGTCCCTCAAGGCACTAACTTCAAACATTGTCAGCTTCCTAAGGACAAGTCATCCACCATTCAATCATCATTTAGTCACTGTTGCTCTCTTTTTCTTGGAGAAGCCTTGATTAATCAGGTCGAATTCATGCCATGCACTTAATCAGCTTTAAATTTCAGTAAACAAAGACAGAGAGAtaaactgagagagagagatgaatcaCCTTCAAGGGGCATTGCCTGTCATGCGTTTAAGAGAGGCAGCATAAATAATGATCTTCGACCTAGAGAACCGAGCCTCAGGCTGTGCAGAGTCCTAATTCACCAAACATCATTTGGTACCAGCTCTGTCATCTGACTGTTCTTGCTGAGACAAGAAAGTCAAAATTGCAGAACCATTTCCAGTTTAAAagtctcaacaaaaagaaatttctggTCAATACTGAATCCATAAAAGAATGTAGTAAACCAGAATA
Encoded proteins:
- the CCDC177 gene encoding coiled-coil domain-containing protein 177, with amino-acid sequence MVDPVPEEEKAGADPGDSGGDEAAASVPPDAQGAQEPAASSASASAAVPRKAEVPCAAAEGGRREQSPLLHLDLFNFDCPEAEGSRYVLTSPRSLEACARCAVKPVELLPRALADLVREAPGRSMRVATGLYEAYEAERRAKLQQCRAERERIMREEKRRLFTPLGPAAAAAAAAAAAASAPSAGSSSSCSSTSLPASPAPRAARKASPSPSSTRTQPPPAGSRTGRKSHSLDSLSRRREGALSSESGASSSSYSGESLRELRWPPRASARNSCPAGSASSTTIAPGRPSALTLVPITGRSFSLGDLSHSPQTAQHVERIVRQVRAERGLRGVPERDRKIAALMLARHQEELLLLEQRAAAHGQWELQRVRAEQRREREEREKQRALEQGRRAWAAQVEERRGRRGREEREAARRRQRQYERSEERRRELAERQGLLRRERAERTAREDRLRKLQQEQNLKQREEGLQEGRERAEQIRRERAQRAARAKQRQEGQLQREKRELSRAERARHEALLQGRARQQRQEREGLRNSLEASLGRAQENYEHLVEQRTRELRERARREELQGRRAKEAAERKEREHQAHLEALARAGERRLQHATQVAEEAVQQKARRVGQSRLEKERAQRANKEKVERDEDCRRRELLQAIGRKLERSEQLSRERRSALESARSTARASFHVREKVREETNTRSFDRMVREAQLHASLDRK